From Balearica regulorum gibbericeps isolate bBalReg1 chromosome 28, bBalReg1.pri, whole genome shotgun sequence:
TTATTTGCACTCAGTAACACAGGTGATCACTCTCTGGCTCCACAATTTTGCCACTGAGGAGTAGCCCTTGTCGCCCAAAGGCAGATGTTGTTCCATGCCAGGGTACCTGGGTCTCACTCGGACATCACTCCCCTTTCGGGAACCGGCATCCTGAGCTGCCTCCCACGCAGGTTTTGGGAAACGCGGCTGGGAAAGACGGGAATTCAGAACCCACAGGTCTGTCTGCGTGGGGACTATGCAAATGCACAGGGCAAAACCCGGCCTTGGCCAATGCTTTGCAAGGCCAGCTGGGGAATGAGGATGCAATTTTGGACTGTCAACAGTCCCTAATGAGTAGAggaggggaacaaaaaaaagcaagaaaatgagtCAGGGATACCAGAATAAAACTCATGCAACAGTTCTTGATAATACCCCTGGGGACACTCAAGAAGCATCCTCAAACAGGAATGGTTacccttttgtttttctgttcctaCCCTCTTTCTGGAATCtattgtcttatttttaaatcttttcataGTCTCCCCATTCTTCTAGTACCTGTTCTGCTAACGCAAGATGGGTGACACAGAGGTGACTGTTGCAAAACACTTGCTAGTTAATGCTTCATTCAAAGACCCTGACCTtggattttcttcttattttatgCACAGTTGCCTTTACAAAGTTCTTGGAGCAAGAAGAAAGGTCTGGtacaagaaatgcaaaaacaGAAAGTAATGGAAAATACTCTGGAAAGCAATTTATTAAAAGGCGGATGCTGCCTTCATCTTTGCTAGAGTTCAACCAGTTAGCATTGTAGAAAACAGAGAGATCACATGAAAAACAACCAAGGGACCAAGTTACCCACGTTTCTCTGAAACAGCCCATCTTTCTTCTATACCAGCGTGAAAGCGCACAAAATTTTCAGCACGTTGCAAAACTTGCAAAGTTTTGGCAAGTTCCGCCAAGACAGACTTGACCTTTATGCTCATGTTGAGGTGTGACGGTACATCCAGtgtttttgccatttttttgtcCAACACACGAACAGCTCAGCCCTGTCAGAGGCGACGGTGGGGTGGAAGGACAACATTTCCAAAGCCTGGTGGGTGCAACCAGGAACTATGTGCAAAGGTATGAGATGGGGAGGGGTTCAGAAGTTCCCACCTTGCAATTTCCAGGTACGGGAAATGCTAATTCAAGCTGTTGCTTGCAGCAGGTGTGTCACCATCTCTGATGAAAGAGGACCTCAGACATCTATAAAAGGGCTGTCCAGGCTTTTGGATCACTGCAACAGACCCATTCTCTGCAAACTCTCCTTGGAGACAGGGGTAAGTAACACCGCAATGGGTCTTGCAGGAAATAAGACGAGGGAGAAGTGATTTTGAATATCACTTCATGCCATGCCTGTTTTATTCCAGGGTGATGCTTTCTACTTGGGCCAGGGTAGGAGGCTGGTTTTGACTATAAGATGACAAGgctttttacaagggcatatagcaacaggacaagggggaatggcattaagctgaaggaggggagatttagattagatgttagaaagaaattcttccctgtgagggtgctgaggccctggcacaggttgcccagagaagctgtggctgcccctggctccctggcagtgttcaaggccaggttggatggggctttgggcaacctgggctagtggagggggtccctgcccatggcaggggtggcactgggtgggctgggaggtcccttcaaacccaaaccattctaggtTTTTATGAAGTATAAATTAATGGCATTTCTGTACCATCTTTAGTGAAGGTGTAATTATTTCTGCTGACAAGGAGATCTCTGCATGGTGGCACCCGTTGGAGAGCAGGGTCTCTGTGCTCGGTGCCTGCAGCGAACAGGGTTTGCAGCCCAAAGACGAGGGGGAGGTTCACAGAGGAGGGTCAGGCAGAGGCTGCAACAGAGCCCATACCTGAACTGCGGTCCCTTCCTTAAAATCATCCTTGCTGCAAGTGACATGGTGCAGATACGGGACTAGTCCTGATGGGTTTGTCTAACTTGCCTGACAAATGCCCCCAGGTCACTCAGAGGCATTTCTAAACCCACTTATTGCCCACTCAGCTCTGAGGAGCCACTGGCTGCCCCCCGGGGACGCTGGGCACCGCTGGCTTGCTCAGCTCCGGCGAGACAAGGCTCCTGGTGCAGATCTGCTGCTACGCTGGGGAGGTGCAGCTCAACCCCCCTTGGGGTGCCTGGGGTGGGGGCCAAGAGCACAGCGTGGGGTGCCTGATTTTTGATGCACCTCATGACTTTGAGATTTCTCCATGCAGTTTCTGCAGGTGCCTCAAGAACTCAACCATGTCTGCAACCACCCAGACCACAACCGCCCTTCCCAATACTCCGCAGTTCCCTGGAAACTGCACGCTAGAGATGGCCCTGAAAACCATTGTGGATGTCTACCACCGTTACAGCATCCGGGAGGGAGAGCTCGACCTCCTCAGCTTCAACGATTTCAAGACGCTGCTGACTGAGCAGGCACCGAACTTCCTGCAAGCTTGTGTGAGTGCCAcaggagctgtgctgcactCCCTGGAGGGATGCTCTCCTCAGGGGGTTGTAGGAGGGGGGATGAGGCTGCGGTTGCCTCCAGAGATGCTCCTGGGGGAATGGGGTGCAGTCCCCACCAAGGGCTGTGGTCCACACAGTGGTTTTCTGTGATCAGACCCAGCTTGCCCATGTGCTGTGGGACCATCCACACTCATCCCTCCTGCCACTGCAGGGGTTCAGAGCAGCCAAAGGGGCTTGGGACAAGAGCTTGTCCACCTGGGGTTTTAACTGGGGGTTAACTGCAAGGTAGGAGAGGGTCACGGTGATCCTGCAGCTTCCAAACACTTTCCAGGGCATGCACCAATAAAGCTGGCTCAGTTTTCACTCAGCCTGGGTgtgcagcccagggagggggcatgCTAACACACGTCCTGTCCCTCAATTTCAGGACAGACACCAGCAGGACTACCTGAGGAAGCTCTTCAAAGAGACAGACATAAACAAGGACAGAGAGCTGACTTTTGAGGAGTTCACCATCATCTTGTCCAAGCTGACCGATGATGCCCATCGCATCAGCCACGGCGATGACCGCTGTACACCAGACAAGCATTGAGTCTCAACGCACGACCCATGAGAAACTCAGAGGGGGTTGCTTATAGGAATTGGGCTCTAGCTGCTTTCTGTCTGCTTGATCACTCATGCCTGTGAGACAATAAAGCATCACTTGAAGTTCACCGAGTCCTTCCTATCTCATGGATGGGGAGGGTGGGCACCAGCTGCAGCCATGGGATAAAGGCTTGCCTCAGTGAGGCACCCCAAAAACCCATGAGGGAAGAGGCTTATGAATCAAGATGTGATGGGTGGACAAGATCTGTTATTGCTCAGTGTCTGGTCTGAGTCAAGAGGGGAGAACTGATGGGCTAGGAGGGTATTAATGGCCAGAAAACCAGTGCAAGACACTGCCTGAGCTCTGCAAGGGCTTTAACCATCAGCTGTGAAATATAGCAGTCATATCAGAGGTTTTTCTCCTGGCAGAAGAAGGTTTCTGCATAGAATGGGAAGAGCAGAGTCAGCCTAGCTCGGGGAAGCACCTCCTCTTTTGCCCATCCTCATCCAGCTTTTTCCTCCTTGGTCATGCCAAGTGCGTCCTCTGGATGcggaaaaatgcattaatacCCATGACAACAGCAGTTCACAACAGAACATAGTCTTTACCACAAGAACAAGCCAGGGTCCtcttaggaaaaagaaaaaaacacatggaAGTTACTATCTGTATATATAGCTTCTAGTCCGTGGGAAACTctgagatttaaattttttttccataaatcccaatgaaaactgaaatttcagagtTCTCCCACATGGACAAGTCATCTGAAGTGCTCCCTCCCAAGCCCTCCTGAATCACTTGCTACCCAGCCAAGATGAAGCACCCAGAGGTTTCCATCTCGGATTTTTCCACCAGTAAAATATTCTCACCGAAACCTTGACAGACTCCAGCAGGGCACAAGGATCTTGCCCCTGACTGAACCAGCTGGGAGATGTCTTGCAGCACCAACAAACCATTTCTGGGTACTGAATACACTGTAATCCAGCTCTTTTCCTCACCGAATGCTCAGGTACCACCACCCCACGGGactgagcaggcagctgccccagcACGAGCGAGAGCAACACTTTGCCTGTCgcagcacaggcaggaaggACAAGTGCAATGGCCCGATCCAGCCCTGCGACCTGCCAGAGCTTCAGGAGGGCTTGGAGGGGGtccagcaccctgcagcagtTGTGCCGTgcgggcagcagagctggctctcGGATCCCTTTGGGCTGGACCAAGGTGGTGCCTACCAAGCAGCTGAGTTTGTAGCTGTTCGATATGGCTGAGACATACGTGAATGCTTTTTGGCTCGAGCTAAAGGACTGGGAAATTCTttcccctgcagctccaggatggGAAAACCTCTaggctgctccagctcccgTGGTGGCTGCTCatcccaggctgcagctggagcatcACTGGTCTGATGGTGCTCGAAGGTGCTCAGGAGCCAGGGCTCAGTGCATCCCCAAGCACCCCAAGTTAAAACCCTGTCAAGCAACcagaaaaatatgttctatCCTGATCCTGGGCTAAAACCTGCTGTGAAACATGTCAAACCACATAGTCACAAACCCCGCCATGCCCTCTTCCCGCATCAGCCAGCTGCTGGCCCGTAAATGTATATTTTGAAAGAGTTTTGCAACCCTTGTCAAGCATGGGGTGCCCTGTCAGGGCTTGGGTCCTCAGGACACAATCAACCTGAGTCACCTCGAACTAGATCTTTCGTTTGCCATGGCTACTGGGCTGCTTGCGCACCGCCTGACGCCTACTTCCcactccttcccctctgcagctccagcaagTGGATGCTTGCTCAACCCCAGTGGCCTTGGGGCCAGGATTGCAACTTGCTGCAGCCACTTCAGCATGGCTTACAGGCATGGCTGGACAGGGAGGATTCCCCTGCAAGGACACCTGCAGAGCCAGGCAAAAAGTTGTGCTAGAGCGTGTTCCTGGGACCCTAAGCAATACCCAGGCTCCCCGGTCACCTTAATGACTGCGctggcatttaaaaatgaaatacctGGGGTCTCATCCCTGCTGCCTGATGGGCACATCCAAGAGTCTAGACACCATCCCTCTTTGGAAATCCCTGGCCTGTTCCACACCCTATAACCCATCCTTGCTCTTCTCCACCTCCAGCTGATAAAATGACCAAAAGTATGGTTTCCTGAAATTGCTACAAAATTCTGCAACTGAGCAGATGGGTCCCTGACACCCTGTTGTGAAACGCCCCGGCCCTTCTCCAGCTGTTTCATGCATCAAAGCACTCTTGTTGTGAAATGCAGTGCACCCCCACCGGTGAGGGCTGGGGTCTGGGTGACCACTGCGTATCGAACAGGGCTGCATCCCTGAGCAGCTCCCTGCACCGTGCTGCCCTGTGTCAGCTCATCTGGAGCTCCTGGAGCTCGCCCCCAAGCCTGTCCGTGGCCCCGTTTTGgcctctgctttctgtctgaGATTAGCATCATGTTTGGCAGGTTAAACAAACCCCTGAACAAGTCAGCTGAATCAGCAGGCAGagcattttaatgaagaagCACTGGAAAATCTTGTTTTACTCCTGATCTTAGCTGCTCTGAGCCAAAGCACCTGTGCTGGGTCTCTGCaacactgaaatagaaaaaaaaaaagccagaaagtgAGGACACAGTCCTAAGCAGTAAAAATACAGCCACACCTGGTCCTCAGAGCTTACCttgggtggggaaaaaaccacccttGGCACAGGCTGTGGCTGACCTGAGGAGGTGAAATGAAGTTCCTGGAGCCCTGGCAGGTTGGGAACCCGCCTcatattatttgtttttcataaattgctgcttgctgcaggcaggggatggTCCCCCAATGCTGGGGCACTGCCCTCAGCACCAGCTCTGTCCCTATCCCTGTGTCACACAAGTGACCCCGACCACGCTTTCAGTGCTGGGCTGTGTGGAGCAGTGGGACAGCGGGATGCTTTTGGGGTGCAGAGGACCATGCAGTGCTTGTGGGCATCAGGTCTGCAAGGATGGGGATGCTACAGGGCCAGGCAGTGCTGGCTGATTGGAGAAGTGCGGGCATGATGCTGTGGGTCCCCTTTGCCTTGTGGCATGAGAAGACATCCCTATAGAGGGGAGTAAACCTGGTGAAATTGAAGAAGCCAACGGGAATGGACTTCTGTTGAGGGTTGATGGATAATTGCAGCCCCAATAGCCAGGTGGAGGGGGTTGAAGAGGACCCAGCTGCAGGGACACGGCCATACTCTGGCCACCTCCCTGCCACCCAGCCACAGTACGTGACACCGGCCTTGCGGGAAAAGCCGCAGAGACCCCTTTTAAGGAACTACTCAGGAGCCTTAAGCAATGCACAAGTATGTCATGAAGATGGACTGGAATTGGATGAAACAGGCATTTCACAACCGGTGGAGTGGCGCAGGCGGATGGCCAGGCTATAAGAGATGCTGCTCTTGAGAGCAGTCCCGCTTCAGCCCGAGTGGATCTCGCTACTTTGTCAAGATGAGCAAGGCAAGTCCAATGGTGATATGGGCATTTAAGGTCTCCGTGTTCTTTTCCAGGTGCCGGTCAGGCCATCGGAGGTGCCAGGACCCTCAGAGAACCTCTCCTCGTTGTGTGAGCTGCCATCGGTTGCTGGTGGAGGACAACCATCTCCACTCAGGCTCATCCGAGCACAACCTATAAGGAGAGCTGTCTCCTCCTGGGAGAGGTTTCCCACAGCACAGCCTGACCACTAAAAGGGCTCCTGGACACCAGTTCTCATACCCTGTATCTCTGCAGAGGTTTTTGCAGCCACCAGCTATTTCGGGAGCCTTGCTCTAACAGTGCCTGACTTACAGAAGGCACATTTTGGGGGAGAAATGAGCTCTCAGCTATTTTCTGTAGTTGTGCATCCCGGAGCAGAAGCAGGCAAAGGCTGCAACCCCCTTCAGTCTCCTTTGGCTTGTAGATAAGAGAAAACTCTAAACAGCCAGCTCAATTTTAGCCCAGAAAAAGAATGTCTGAACAAAACCAGGCTGCGTCCTTCTCTGGTGTGAAGCAGGTGGCTGTACCGGAGCCTCGCTGGTTTacatcagacttccccatctATTGTGGCTCCTGACATTATTCAGTGTAATTGTTTCTCTTCCAGACCTCCCAGATCCAGGAACCGCTCTCCGAGCTGGAGAAGGCCATGGATGTCATCATTGACGTCTTCCACCAGTACTCGAGACGGGAGGGGGACAGAGACACCCTGACCAAGAGGGAACTGAAGATCCTGATTGAGAAGCAGCTTGTGAACTACCTGAGGGTGAGTGGAGTCAAAGTAGGGTTTCTTGTGGCCCTcatggggagggagcagggctggaccCCACCACCTGAATACCTCCAGGATCTAGATTCATTCCCTTCAcactctgctctcctgccccaACACCTTCTGCCCGGACTGTCCCTGTCCGACTGCTGCTTTCCAAACATGCTCCATAAAGACAGATGAAGGAAACCCACACAGGTCTGGGTGAACCTGCAGCCAGATATCTACCCTCATCACCTTATCCGCAACAATCAGTATCATATTGCCCGGGAGTTCCTTTGCCATCTAGCGGCAATAATGTCAGAAATATCAGCCAAaatcccccctttttttttgtaactcaCTTTGCTAAAGCAGAAGGTAAAGTGTTTATAATACAACATGCTAAAGGAGAGATTTGTGGCTTAAATAACACTTCTGCCTTCATCATCTCCTCACTGCGTGGTGCCCCGGCAGTGATGCTAGCCTGCTGCTCTCCTATTGCCTTACCGCCACGGGTGAATCATTGCTGTACCCAAAGCAGTGGGTGATGATGGCGTAAGGATGGAACCACTCAGCACCAGGCTACTGGGGACCTGCGAGGGTCCCAGCGAGAAGCTTGAGCTGTGAATAACGGGAGTTTGCTCTCACCCTGTCCCTTCCTTTGCAGCACGTGAAAAACAAGCTCACCATTGACGAAATCATGAAGGACCTTGATATCAACAAGGATGCGCAGATCAGCTTCTGCGAGGTGATGTTGCTGATCACCCGTGTGACCATTGCCACCCACGAACACCTCCACGACGTCGaggaccagcagcagcagcagcaacaacagcacAAACATCAGCACCATCACTGAGGCGGGCTGTGGTTCCCATCCGAAGCCACCCACGCAGTTTTTGCAGCCCTTGGCtttctcccctccatccctctctgcccacctccctccttttccttccttcaagTTTGATGGTTTTGTTGCCAAATAAAGTTTTGCCCTGAGGCTGTCAAAGCtcttctgtgtgtctgtgtgcgtgTTCCTCAAGGCAACAGTCCTGCACCTCACCCTTTCCCAGCGTGGCTTTAAACCAGGCAAACCCACCTTGGAGACAGGCTGCAGGTTCTCAGGGGCGAGGTGGATGTGTGGGGAGAGCAGGGTTCATTGCAGCCGTTGCTCCCAATACTCATTACATTAAAATGTGCTCCACAGGTCAGGGAAGGCAGTATAATTTGACAGATCTTTGCATTTccagctagggaaaaaaaaaaaaaaaagcctgttttggCCTCAAAACACTTTACATGTCTCCTAAGACCGAGCTGTGGTGGTACACAAGAGCTGGAAGGAAGGATGGGGATGGATGAGCACCCTTTTCTGGAAGAGCACCCTTTTTAGGGCACTAAAGAGCCCTGGAATGGGGCTGGAAGGGAGCTGCGAGGTGTGTGCATTTAGTTTTAGTGCCACAGCCAGCAGCGAGGTCTGACGGCTGGGTTTCATGTGGACATGAGCTGAGAACCCCAACTCCTCACTCAGAGCATCCTGAGTTTGCACCGAGGAGGTGCCTGTTATTAACAGCAGCTTCCCAGAGTGGGTGAGCCTAAGATGCTGTTGAGCAGCCTCCCGCTGTGCGTGCTTAGAGCCTGGCTACTGAtttgcaaatgtcttttttgggggggcatggggggggggaaggaacaGTTGTGATTTCCTAAGGGTGAGTCAAAGCCCTGAAATCGCCGTGCTCTGTGAAGGAACCTGCCATGAGCTTCCCCAAACCAGCAGCACTGAAGCAAGCCTCCTGGTTAACACAAGACCACCGCAAGTTTGCTTCACCACTGCTGGCCAGGTTGCTTCAGCTTCCTTTGGAGTCCGTTTTGACATCTGAAGCGTCAAACACCTTCTAACAAGGTAAAAATCTGCCGCAGGGACAGGAGTCCACTCAGCTCTGCCTGAGTCTGCACAGGGTGGCAGGTCCCTTCTGGAGTCAGATCCTGCACCCAACACGGGTCCTGCACCCAATCCTGCAGCACTTTGGGGTCTCTGGAGAGGGTAAGAGCGGAGCTGGTTCATTGCCACCACTCTGCCAGGGCAGAAGATCACCCTCGAGAACCAAgctgtccccagagctggccCATAAGGGGATGCCCAGCTTTTGGGATAAGGGTGGTTCAGGTCCCATGTGCAGCAGATCAGCTTTTCAGGAGCTCAGCACCTTGCCATTGGGTGGTCAGcccttctctctgcagcagaggggtCTCCCTGTGCAGCGGCCAAGCACACAAatctgggtgctgggggcaccCACAAACCTCCCTGGGAACCTCCCCCAGGATCCTGACAGGAACCAGCCTCAAAGCTCGTGGTGCTGATGCAACAGGATATTTGCCAACACAACAGGACTTCACACTTGCCTGAAACCCGGGGTGCGGGACTCCTGTTGTGTCACCAGCTGGGGCTGTTGGACCATCGCACCAGAGGTGGCAAAGAACGAGCCACCACATACCCTGACCATAACAGGACCAGGACACCGTCTCGGCGCTGTGAGCAAACAGAGGTGATCGCCAGCTCCTCCCTTAATGGCAGAGCGATCCCCAAGTCTATTCACAACCTTTCACCCTAACTCAGCTCGCGGGTCCCAAACAGAGGGGACACCAAAGCAATGCAAGGAAGAAGGTGTTGGATACACCCCAACCGTGCTGTACCCCGTGCCGCAGAGGGGTGCTCGGTCAGGCTGACGGGCAAGGTGCTTTGCTGCCTGcttggggatggggatggcacCCGGGTTCCTCCAGCcttgctgccccagcagcagatCTCCAGCAGCCCGAAGCAGGCGGTGCGCAGCCTCCAGCCCCACCTGCCTTCACCCCCAGGTTATAAGGCAGGATTCGACCTTTGCAAGCTGAGGACcaggctcctgctgccaccTGGTGGCATGTGCCACCGAGGCTGCTGGGGTGGCCACTGGCCCCCGAGGAGCCAGGGGAACCACAcagtcctgccctgctccccagggtTGCACCCTGGCCCATCGATCACAGCCGGAGCCCTGTGACCCCCCACCCATCACATCCCCTATTTCTACACCACCAGTGCTGTTTGCAATAAGTaggattattttcatttgtgtgccaggaaaaataaaaaagcttaatttttggGCTAAGCTAGCAGCATCAGGGCACACACCGATTTTTAAACACCCCAAACTCCTCTCTCATAGCCCCCCCTGCTCAAGCCACCACACAGTTCTGCTGGTAAAAGCTCCTTTCTTTCCCAACACTACCACATCAGCTCTTCTTACCCGTGTCCTACGGGGAACAGGATCCTCCAGGGCACAGCTCAAGGCAGCAGGTAAATGGTGGATGCAGATAAATGCTaaatcctcctcctttccctgttcGGGGGGGATTTGTACCCCACATTCTTGTCTCTGAGCTTTGCCCTGGTGAGGTGCAATGCCATCAGCTCACATTTGCACCCTCCCAAGGGTCCCAGCCTAGGCCCTGCTGAAGGACTATGTCTCCCCTAACTGTCACCCCATCCAGTCCCATCAAAACAGCCTTGGGGTGGCCCTGCCAGCTCCTCACACTGCTGACCCCCTCCCAAAGCTCCcaggctggagaaaaggggCAGAAGCCTCCAGGGCTGGGTTTTATGAACGACCTGCAACAAGGGGATATGAtccagctggggctgagctgtgcctCCCAGCTGGGACCCAACCCAGcatccccatcctgccgggtCCCCCTGGCCACCACGCACCCCCTCCACCCATGGATGATCTCCTCCACCTGCTGCAGACCCCCTTGACCCCCCGCAGACCCCTCCACGTGGGGTCAGCAGCTTGGTGGCTGACACAGGAAGGGTTGTGCAATGCCCAGCGCTGCGGCAACCGGGGACTTTGATGCACCATGCGCGTCGCATTCGTTATCAGTCTAGACATGCTGATAGGGATGAGCCACAGTGGGGTAAAACTGGTCAGTCCTGGCACACCGTGGCCAGGAGACGACCTGCCGCCGTGGACCAACCTGCGCCCAGAGCCCAGCGAAGCCAGCCTGACGCAGCTGTGGATGGGGACGTGCTGCCGCAGGATGGCACCGTGGTGGCAGCGGGCTCGGAGGGAGTAGCCGGCGGAAGGAACTGGCTCAGAGTGATTCAGAGCAATTTTGCTCCTAATTCCCTTCATTCCCTGGGCGGATGTGTGCTAATCAGGGTGGCAGCAGTGGAGGGAGGAGTACGGCGGTTGTAGGTGCCATTGCCATGCGTTGCCCTCCCATCTTCCTCCACTAGCCCTTCCTGCCCGGTGTGATGGTGCCTGCACTGCTGTGCCTGaccaccccccccagcatccccggTCCTGGGGTCCTTCCCACGCCTGGGCATATGCCGTGCCCATGGCAGAGTGATGCTCTTCCAAGATCATTCATACAGGGATAGGGACCCACCAACATAAAGTGGAAACCCACTTGGCCATCGGCAAGACTCCAGCCCGTGAGAAAACACTCCTTTGCCTGTGTCTCCATCAAAGGCATGGCTGGGATCAGCAGGTGCTCCAGCTCATGGAGAGACATTGTGGGGATGTTGGTCTCTCTGTGGGGTTTGCGCTAAGCAACCTGGCAAGGCTGTACCCCAAAAGGTTGCGGGGTAAATTGTGCTGCTGTCTGTGCTCAGTTGCCTGACCATCCCAGATATAGCCCTGAAGTGATTCCCCGCAGGGCTCGGGCTCTGCCAAAAGCTCCAGTGGACCATAAGCTGCCAGAGCAGCCCCTGGGCTAATCCGGCTTCCACTGAAAGCATCCGTGTGCCAGGAAACCCTTGCTGCAGAGGGCCTGCAGTGACTTGCTGCCTCTCGCCTCGCTGTGCCAGGGTAAAATTTAGCTCTAGACCACAGTCTGCATCTCATTTACAACCCACTTAATTGCAGAGATGTCTTGTGCCGCGCTGGCGGTGTCAGCAGCGGTACGTGGGCGGCAGAGGTTGGCTCCAGCAACCCCTCCTCTCCCAAACACGCTGCTACGAACCCGGCCCTGCAAATGCCGCCTGGGAAGACTGATGCAGAGCATGATCTCATCTGGCTTCGTACCGTATCTGGCAATCTTGGGACAATGCCTGAGCCCTTAATGAAAGCTGGCACACCCTTCATAGCAGGGAGGGCTTGTTACTCCCCCTTTCCAGGTGAGCAAACCTGGGGTCATTGACTTCTCTGAGACCACACAGAGAATCGGCCGAGAGCCAGGCgtcctgccctggctgcctcgctgcagcatccccgcagcccccgtgcCTTGTTCTTTCCCCAGGAGTCCTGGGGCAGCCTGGCCCCGTACACAGCTTGATGTGCTCCATTGGGGTTGAAATGCAGCCTGGCCCCGTGCACGGCTCGTTTTGCTCCATCCGGGCTGAAATGCACCGAGGCCGTGCTGCTGGGATGGGTGGTGGCTGTCCCTGTGTGTGGTAGGTGACTTTTCCACTGGAGGGAGCTCATAACCCTGTTGGCCATGGCCACCCGGGACTGGCGTCACTGGGTGTCCCCACACTGGCGTCACTCTTGGGAGCAGGCCGCCTTGTTTGAAAAGCAGCTCAgtgctc
This genomic window contains:
- the LOC104642554 gene encoding protein S100-A7-like, producing the protein MSATTQTTTALPNTPQFPGNCTLEMALKTIVDVYHRYSIREGELDLLSFNDFKTLLTEQAPNFLQACDRHQQDYLRKLFKETDINKDRELTFEEFTIILSKLTDDAHRISHGDDRCTPDKH
- the LOC104642555 gene encoding protein MRP-126 gives rise to the protein MDVIIDVFHQYSRREGDRDTLTKRELKILIEKQLVNYLRHVKNKLTIDEIMKDLDINKDAQISFCEVMLLITRVTIATHEHLHDVEDQQQQQQQQHKHQHHH